A single window of Xylocopilactobacillus apicola DNA harbors:
- a CDS encoding amino acid ABC transporter permease, whose protein sequence is MKYTLEILPALLNGAVMTLKVFFFTLVGSIPLGILVAFALQTRFKPLRILIDFYIWLMRGTPLLLQLIFVFYGLPLIGVVFERYDAALFAFILNYAAYFAEIFRGGIQSIPEGQYEAAKVLRLTKWQTISKIILPQVVKIVLPSIGNEVINLVKDTSLIYVLGLGDLLRAGKIAMSRDVSLVPLLLVGAIYLLLTAGLTLLSRKLEKHYQYYK, encoded by the coding sequence ATGAAATACACTTTAGAAATTTTGCCAGCGTTATTAAACGGGGCAGTGATGACTTTAAAAGTTTTTTTCTTTACGTTGGTGGGATCAATTCCGTTAGGAATTTTGGTGGCATTTGCCCTGCAGACCCGCTTTAAACCGTTGAGAATTTTGATTGATTTTTATATTTGGCTGATGCGCGGAACGCCATTGTTACTGCAATTGATTTTCGTATTTTATGGCTTGCCTCTAATTGGCGTGGTTTTTGAACGCTATGATGCAGCATTGTTTGCTTTCATTTTAAATTATGCCGCATATTTTGCAGAAATTTTCCGGGGCGGGATTCAGTCAATTCCAGAAGGTCAATATGAAGCGGCAAAAGTCCTGAGGTTAACAAAATGGCAGACTATCAGCAAAATTATTTTGCCCCAGGTGGTCAAAATTGTATTGCCGTCGATCGGAAACGAAGTAATTAACTTAGTTAAAGATACTTCACTGATCTACGTTTTAGGGCTTGGAGATCTTTTAAGAGCTGGGAAAATTGCGATGAGTCGCGATGTGAGCTTGGTACCGCTCCTTCTAGTTGGTGCGATTTATCTCTTGTTGACGGCGGGGTTAACGCTCCTCTCTAGAAAATTAGAAAAACATTATCAGTATTACAAATAG